In Saccopteryx leptura isolate mSacLep1 chromosome 12, mSacLep1_pri_phased_curated, whole genome shotgun sequence, a genomic segment contains:
- the MTERF1 gene encoding transcription termination factor 1, mitochondrial: MSIPKVGGYWTSLGPRYFLCMRSNFLFSSRWWMIPFSSQILFKPVSLRLFGVKCDNEDSEPLKDKLLSNLFTMGVDVDMAKKRQPGVFNRMGISEQDLKMFLLSKGASKEVIASIISRYPRAITRTTENLSKRWDLWRTIMTSDLEIVNILERSPESFFRSNNNLNLENNIKFLYSVGLTRKCLCRLLTSAPRTFSNSLDLNKQMVEFLQEICLSLGHSDPKDFIRKIIFKNPFILIQSTKRIKANIKFLQSTFNLNNEELLVLICGRGAEFLELSSDYAKRNYINIKERLLSLGCTEEEVQKFVLSYLDVIFLGEKKFNAKIDCLIEEKISISQIIENPRVLDSSISTLKSRIKELVNAGYNLSTSNITLLSWSQKRYKAKLKKLNIG; this comes from the exons ATGAG CATTCCAAAAGTTGGGGGCTACTGGACCAGTCTGGGACCACGATACTTCTTGTGTATGAGAAGTAACTTTCTCTTCAGCTCAAGATGGTGGATGATCCCATTTTCATCACAGATCCTTTTCAAACCAGTTTCATTAAGGCTTTTTGGTGTGAAATGTGATAATGAAGACAGTGAGCCTTTGAAGGATAAACTACTGAGTAACTTATTTACTATGGGAGTAGATGTTGACATGGCGAAGAAGCGACAGCCTGGAGTTTTTAATAGAATGGGTATTAGTGAGCAGGACCTGAAGATGTTCCTTCTGTCCAAAGGAGCTAGCAAGGAAGTGATTGCTAGCATCATATCAAGATATCCAAGAGCTATAACACGCACAACTGAAAATCTTTCAAAGCGGTGGGATCTGTGGAGAACAATTATGACCTCAGACCTTGAAATTGTAAATATTTTGGAACGTTCTCCTGAATCGTTTTTTCGGTCCAACAACAACCTAAACCTAGAGAATAATATAAAGTTTCTCTACTCAGTTGGATTGACCCGTAAATGTCTCTGTCGATTGTTGACCAGTGCCCCACGTACCTTCTCCAATAGTCTTGATTTGAATAAACAGATGGTTGAATTTTTGCAAGAAATATGTTTGTCCTTAGGACACAGTGATCCCAAAGATTTcatcaggaaaataatttttaaaaaccctttcaTCTTAATTCAGAGCACCAAACGGATAAAAGCTAACATTAAGTTTTTACAGTCAACATTCAACCTGAACAATGAGGAGTTGCTTGTTCTGATTTGTGGTCGAGGAGCCGAATTCCTAGAGCTTTCCAGTGACTATGCCAAAAGGAACTACATAAATATCAAAGAGAGGCTGCTTTCTCTAGGGTGTACTGAAGAAGAGGTGCAGAAGTTTGTCTTGAGCTATCTAGATGTGATCTTCTTGGGAGAGAAAAAGTTTAATGCTAAAATAGACTGCCtcatagaagaaaaaattagcatttcacaaataattgaAAATCCTCGGGTTTTGGATTCAAGCATAAGTACTTTAAAAAGTCGAATCAAAGAATTGGTAAATGCTGGCTATAACTTGAGTACATCAAACATTACTCTTCTTTCTTGGAGTCAAAAACGATATAAAGCTAAATTGAAAAAGTTAAacattggataa